Proteins encoded in a region of the Ornithodoros turicata isolate Travis chromosome 3, ASM3712646v1, whole genome shotgun sequence genome:
- the LOC135388835 gene encoding actin-related protein 8-like isoform X2: MAPTPTKKPGISSFPEVPVEPIQATAIVIIHPGSMTLRIGRASDSYPHSIPHVIARPCTNLTVLPHVDPILVPQVETEPETIATIEEGCEVVGNLLASCLTSEGRVRYTFPTDKIHLYNQHAKPNVLAGSCDLHWTKRSHPHDYIVGEEVLHLNPSDRYHVHWPIRRGHLNLHPGVGGSLTAVMADLEAIWGTAIQQYLDIPLKDLKHYRALLIIPDVYTREHVREMIKVILFQLGFAACFVHLESVCATFGAGLSYACVVDVGDQKTSVCCVEDGISCRATRLVMEYGGADITHLFHYLLLKNGFPYTECNYENFPDAMLLQELKESMCHVNLDICGARERSFQVKHPSKPLIEYKIKVGDECLIAPLALFRPDILGLTGPKQVRVQHRNPGDPEDPHDENYLIQTQRRGAREVVDGSQASDAASQLDDSQMGQAGLDDDDVVAPEAASVASSATMRDNDGEFQCDQLLGIDQAIIQCVDRCDSDDLKRKMFSCILVVGGGSMFPGIHTWLQNRLSVQIPIMYRAEQIDIITRPKAVYSSDR, translated from the exons ATGGCGCCTACGCCGACGAAAAAACCGGGTATCTCCAGCTTTCCCGAGGTGCCTGTTGAG CCTATTCAAGCAACCGCCATAGTAATCATTCATCCTGGATCTATGACCCTAAGAATCGGGCGAGCCTCGGACTCATATCCCCATTCTATTCCTCACGTTATTGCACGGCCATGCACAAACCTGACCGTGCTACCTCATGTTGATCCCATCCTTGTACCTCAAGTTGAAACG GAACCTGAAACGATCGCTACCATAGAAGAAGGTTGTGAAGTTGTCGGGAATCTTTTAGCATCGTGCCTTACGTCAGAAGGAAGAGTACGGTATACCTTTCCAACAGACAAG attcatctatacaatcAACATGCAAAACCAAATGTGTTGGCTGGAAGCTGTGACCTCCACTGGACAAAACGAAGTCATCCGCATGATTATATCGTTGGAGAAGAG GTGCTGCACCTGAACCCTTCAGACCGGTACCACGTTCATTGGCCAATTAGACGTGGCCATTTAAACCTGCATCCCGGAGTGGGAGGTTCATTAACTGCAGTGATGGCTGACTTAGAAGCTATCTGGGGAACAGCTATTCAACAGTACCTGGACATTCCTTTAAAAGATCTCAAG CATTACAGGGCCCTGCTAATTATCCCTGACGTCTACACCCGCGAACATGTTAGGGAGATGATTAAGGTCATCCTCTTTCAGCTGGGGTTTGCTGCCTGCTTTGTGCACCTG GAGTCTGTTTGTGCCACATTTGGAGCTGGTCTAAGCTATGCTTGTGTTGTTGATGTGGGAGATCAGAAGACAAGCGTTTGCTGTGTGGAAGATGGCATATCCTGTCGGGCAACCAG GCTAGTCATGGAATACGGTGGTGCTGatatcactcaccttttccacTACCTGCTTCTGAAGAATGGGTTCCCATATACAGAATGTAATTATGAGAACTTCCCGGATGCAATGCTACTTCAAGAACTCAAAGAAAGCATGTGCCATGTGAATCTT GATATCTGTGGAGCTCGAGAACGTTCTTTTCAAGTGAAGCATCCATCAAAACCTCTCATAGAATACAAAATCAAG GTTGGAGACGAATGCTTAATAGCGCCACTGGCATTGTTTCGTCCTGATATATTGGGCTTGACGGGACCGAAACAAGTTCGTGTCCAGCACAGGAATCCTGGCGACCCTGAAGATCCTCATGATGAAAACTATCTGATTCAAACGCAG AGGCGAGGAGCCAGAGAAGTTGTCGACGGTTCCCAAGCATCCGACGCAGCATCTCAACTAGACGACAGCCAGATGGGACAGGCTGGCctggacgacgacgatgtcgTGGCTCCTGAAGCAGCATCTGTAGCTTCTTCTGCAACTATGCGAGATAACGATGGAGAATTTCAGTGTGATCAGTTGCTTGGGATCGACCAGGCCATCATACAGTGTGTTGACCGTTGTG ACTCTGACGATCTGAAGAGGAAGATGTTCAGCTGCATCCTTGTTGTTGGTGGAGGCTCCATGTTCCCTGGTATTCACACTTGGCTTCAAAATAGGCTCTCTGTGCAGATCCCCATTATGTACAGAGCAGAGCAAATCGACATCATCACAAGGCCAAAG GCTGTTTACAGCTCTGACCGCTGA
- the LOC135388835 gene encoding actin-related protein 8-like isoform X1 produces MAPTPTKKPGISSFPEVPVEPIQATAIVIIHPGSMTLRIGRASDSYPHSIPHVIARPCTNLTVLPHVDPILVPQVETEPETIATIEEGCEVVGNLLASCLTSEGRVRYTFPTDKIHLYNQHAKPNVLAGSCDLHWTKRSHPHDYIVGEEVLHLNPSDRYHVHWPIRRGHLNLHPGVGGSLTAVMADLEAIWGTAIQQYLDIPLKDLKHYRALLIIPDVYTREHVREMIKVILFQLGFAACFVHLESVCATFGAGLSYACVVDVGDQKTSVCCVEDGISCRATRLVMEYGGADITHLFHYLLLKNGFPYTECNYENFPDAMLLQELKESMCHVNLDICGARERSFQVKHPSKPLIEYKIKVGDECLIAPLALFRPDILGLTGPKQVRVQHRNPGDPEDPHDENYLIQTQRRGAREVVDGSQASDAASQLDDSQMGQAGLDDDDVVAPEAASVASSATMRDNDGEFQCDQLLGIDQAIIQCVDRCDSDDLKRKMFSCILVVGGGSMFPGIHTWLQNRLSVQIPIMYRAEQIDIITRPKEMDPRITTWKGAAIMSCLDTAQELWIRQAEWQQLGVRLLRERAPFTW; encoded by the exons ATGGCGCCTACGCCGACGAAAAAACCGGGTATCTCCAGCTTTCCCGAGGTGCCTGTTGAG CCTATTCAAGCAACCGCCATAGTAATCATTCATCCTGGATCTATGACCCTAAGAATCGGGCGAGCCTCGGACTCATATCCCCATTCTATTCCTCACGTTATTGCACGGCCATGCACAAACCTGACCGTGCTACCTCATGTTGATCCCATCCTTGTACCTCAAGTTGAAACG GAACCTGAAACGATCGCTACCATAGAAGAAGGTTGTGAAGTTGTCGGGAATCTTTTAGCATCGTGCCTTACGTCAGAAGGAAGAGTACGGTATACCTTTCCAACAGACAAG attcatctatacaatcAACATGCAAAACCAAATGTGTTGGCTGGAAGCTGTGACCTCCACTGGACAAAACGAAGTCATCCGCATGATTATATCGTTGGAGAAGAG GTGCTGCACCTGAACCCTTCAGACCGGTACCACGTTCATTGGCCAATTAGACGTGGCCATTTAAACCTGCATCCCGGAGTGGGAGGTTCATTAACTGCAGTGATGGCTGACTTAGAAGCTATCTGGGGAACAGCTATTCAACAGTACCTGGACATTCCTTTAAAAGATCTCAAG CATTACAGGGCCCTGCTAATTATCCCTGACGTCTACACCCGCGAACATGTTAGGGAGATGATTAAGGTCATCCTCTTTCAGCTGGGGTTTGCTGCCTGCTTTGTGCACCTG GAGTCTGTTTGTGCCACATTTGGAGCTGGTCTAAGCTATGCTTGTGTTGTTGATGTGGGAGATCAGAAGACAAGCGTTTGCTGTGTGGAAGATGGCATATCCTGTCGGGCAACCAG GCTAGTCATGGAATACGGTGGTGCTGatatcactcaccttttccacTACCTGCTTCTGAAGAATGGGTTCCCATATACAGAATGTAATTATGAGAACTTCCCGGATGCAATGCTACTTCAAGAACTCAAAGAAAGCATGTGCCATGTGAATCTT GATATCTGTGGAGCTCGAGAACGTTCTTTTCAAGTGAAGCATCCATCAAAACCTCTCATAGAATACAAAATCAAG GTTGGAGACGAATGCTTAATAGCGCCACTGGCATTGTTTCGTCCTGATATATTGGGCTTGACGGGACCGAAACAAGTTCGTGTCCAGCACAGGAATCCTGGCGACCCTGAAGATCCTCATGATGAAAACTATCTGATTCAAACGCAG AGGCGAGGAGCCAGAGAAGTTGTCGACGGTTCCCAAGCATCCGACGCAGCATCTCAACTAGACGACAGCCAGATGGGACAGGCTGGCctggacgacgacgatgtcgTGGCTCCTGAAGCAGCATCTGTAGCTTCTTCTGCAACTATGCGAGATAACGATGGAGAATTTCAGTGTGATCAGTTGCTTGGGATCGACCAGGCCATCATACAGTGTGTTGACCGTTGTG ACTCTGACGATCTGAAGAGGAAGATGTTCAGCTGCATCCTTGTTGTTGGTGGAGGCTCCATGTTCCCTGGTATTCACACTTGGCTTCAAAATAGGCTCTCTGTGCAGATCCCCATTATGTACAGAGCAGAGCAAATCGACATCATCACAAGGCCAAAG